The Achromobacter deleyi genome has a window encoding:
- a CDS encoding glycosyltransferase family 4 protein: MKTPAGAGDRRLRIALLVDRFGNRFGGAEAYGVELMRVLGQRHDVSVVARDFDSDLPFDFLPVRFPGWLPSWMRVLHFAWRADRLTRGRYDIVHSHMNGWVGEIQVMHVTPVRYNRVTRVRPLQRLTAWLSPRLATYLLLEKLRIRKTPKRRVVAVSGLIMDQLHRSYGEQLVVDIIAPGVKLPTAVQAGGRDAARARLGWDGDTIGCLLVARNPLRKGLPALLDALAQLPPRYKLLVVGADEPVRNRVRAAGDIARRVTLVEPTPDVAQYFAAADIYAHPTLNDSYGMAPLEAMSHGLPVVVSSPVYCGFAQYLSADRDALILQDPRDGAQLAQALERLGSEPELRAALTARGLEIARAQSWETVASRYEALYEKVLVEKAGNSPRS; this comes from the coding sequence ATGAAGACTCCCGCCGGCGCCGGTGATCGGCGGCTCCGCATTGCGCTTCTGGTTGACCGTTTCGGCAATCGTTTCGGAGGCGCCGAAGCCTATGGCGTGGAACTGATGCGAGTGCTGGGCCAGCGCCACGACGTGTCCGTCGTCGCGCGCGACTTCGACAGCGACCTGCCGTTCGACTTCCTGCCGGTGCGCTTTCCCGGCTGGCTGCCCAGCTGGATGCGGGTGCTGCACTTTGCCTGGCGCGCGGATCGTCTCACGCGGGGACGCTACGACATCGTGCATTCGCACATGAACGGCTGGGTTGGAGAGATCCAGGTCATGCACGTGACGCCGGTGCGCTACAACCGCGTCACCCGGGTCAGGCCGCTGCAGCGCCTGACTGCCTGGCTCAGCCCGCGCCTGGCCACCTACCTGCTGCTGGAAAAACTGCGTATTCGCAAGACGCCCAAGCGGCGCGTGGTGGCCGTGTCCGGCCTCATCATGGATCAGCTGCACCGCAGCTACGGCGAGCAGTTGGTGGTGGACATCATCGCGCCGGGCGTCAAGCTGCCCACGGCCGTCCAGGCCGGCGGACGCGATGCGGCCCGCGCCCGGCTGGGCTGGGACGGGGACACCATTGGCTGTCTGCTGGTTGCGCGCAATCCGCTGCGCAAAGGCCTGCCTGCCTTGCTGGACGCCCTGGCGCAGCTGCCGCCGCGCTACAAGCTGCTGGTCGTGGGGGCCGATGAGCCCGTGCGCAACCGTGTCCGGGCCGCCGGCGACATCGCCCGCCGAGTCACGCTGGTCGAGCCCACCCCCGACGTTGCCCAGTATTTCGCCGCGGCCGATATTTATGCCCATCCCACCCTGAACGACAGTTACGGCATGGCGCCCCTGGAGGCCATGTCCCACGGCCTGCCCGTGGTGGTCAGTTCCCCGGTCTACTGCGGATTTGCGCAATACCTGTCGGCGGACCGGGACGCGCTCATCCTGCAGGACCCGCGCGACGGCGCGCAGTTGGCGCAAGCTTTGGAGCGACTCGGTTCGGAACCCGAGCTGCGGGCCGCGCTGACCGCGCGCGGCCTGGAGATCGCCCGGGCCCAGAGTTGGGAAACGGTGGCCTCGCGCTATGAGGCCCTGTATGAAAAGGTGCTGGTGGAAAAAGCGGGGAATTCACCCCGTTCCTAA
- a CDS encoding YkgJ family cysteine cluster protein produces the protein MSLAAAPVPDCRTGCGACCIAPSITRPIPGMPQGKPAGVPCIQLLPDMRCAIFGQPSRPDFCGGLQPQREMCGPDREHAIRWLDDLERATAPGH, from the coding sequence ATGAGCCTGGCGGCCGCCCCCGTACCGGACTGTCGGACGGGATGCGGGGCGTGTTGCATCGCGCCATCCATCACCCGGCCGATTCCGGGTATGCCGCAAGGCAAGCCTGCCGGCGTTCCCTGTATTCAACTATTGCCGGACATGCGCTGTGCAATCTTCGGCCAGCCGTCCCGGCCGGATTTCTGCGGCGGACTGCAGCCCCAGCGCGAAATGTGCGGCCCGGACCGCGAACACGCGATCCGCTGGCTGGATGACCTGGAGCGCGCAACAGCGCCCGGCCATTAG
- a CDS encoding YdcF family protein, with translation MTFSSYLTNLIIPYNLCVTLVVIGLVLALFRLRKTGGAIIAAGLLWALAWSLPITSIWAGGALESRYPHLPPSESPTADAIVVLGGNTANGRANWFLPYDKDTAVVRVDTAAQLYLAGRAPKVLLSGGALEGDVSEARGMAHSIRQQGVPETALILENSSRTTYENAALTEDQLKSRGIGKVLLVTSALHMPRAMAAFSKQGVEAIAAPAPPQIVPPADGSLPLWLPDQRTFDASRSILKEYAGLFVYWLRGWV, from the coding sequence ATGACCTTTTCCAGCTATCTCACGAATCTGATCATTCCCTACAACTTGTGCGTGACCCTGGTAGTCATCGGACTGGTGCTGGCGCTGTTCCGGCTCCGCAAGACCGGCGGCGCCATCATCGCGGCGGGTTTGCTTTGGGCGCTGGCCTGGTCCCTGCCCATCACGTCGATATGGGCCGGCGGCGCGCTGGAAAGCCGCTACCCGCACTTGCCGCCATCGGAGTCGCCAACGGCCGACGCCATCGTGGTGCTGGGCGGCAATACCGCCAACGGACGCGCCAATTGGTTCCTGCCCTATGACAAGGACACCGCCGTCGTGCGGGTGGACACCGCGGCCCAGCTCTACCTGGCCGGGCGCGCGCCCAAGGTGCTGCTGTCGGGCGGCGCTCTGGAAGGCGACGTCAGCGAAGCCCGGGGCATGGCCCACTCCATCCGCCAGCAGGGCGTGCCCGAAACGGCGCTGATCCTTGAGAATTCCAGCCGCACCACCTACGAGAACGCGGCCCTGACCGAAGACCAGCTCAAATCCCGCGGCATCGGCAAAGTCCTGCTGGTGACCTCCGCCCTGCACATGCCCCGCGCCATGGCCGCTTTTTCCAAGCAGGGCGTGGAGGCCATTGCCGCCCCCGCCCCTCCGCAGATCGTGCCGCCCGCGGACGGCTCCCTGCCCCTGTGGCTGCCCGACCAGCGCACGTTCGACGCCAGCCGCTCCATCCTCAAGGAATACGCGGGCCTGTTTGTCTATTGGCTGCGCGGGTGGGTATGA
- a CDS encoding polysaccharide deacetylase family protein: protein MSIPILMYHQIGMPNPKGTPFRGLTVHPDSFARQMRWMRRLGYRGLSMRDVMPYVRGERQGKVFGITFDDGYRNVHHNAMPVLSELGFTATNYFVARQFDGGNVWDLDKGIPFSALMTVAEMREWARAGNEVGSHTLDHVDLPKIPLEDARRQIVESKNELEQALGEPVTALCYPYGHQGPEHRTMAREAGYHNATLTQRGLAAASDDPFGLPRVTVARSTNIIRFLQKCLTRYEDSRRRR from the coding sequence GGCACGCCGTTTCGCGGACTGACGGTACACCCCGATAGTTTTGCCCGCCAGATGCGCTGGATGCGCCGGCTGGGCTATCGCGGCCTGTCCATGCGCGACGTGATGCCTTATGTGCGTGGCGAGCGGCAGGGCAAGGTGTTCGGCATCACGTTCGACGACGGCTATCGCAATGTCCATCACAACGCGATGCCGGTGCTGAGTGAACTGGGATTTACCGCCACCAATTATTTCGTGGCGCGCCAATTCGACGGCGGCAATGTATGGGACCTGGATAAGGGCATCCCGTTCTCGGCCCTGATGACAGTGGCTGAAATGCGCGAATGGGCCAGGGCCGGCAACGAGGTCGGCTCGCATACCCTGGACCACGTCGACCTGCCCAAGATCCCTCTGGAAGATGCGCGGCGCCAGATCGTCGAATCCAAGAATGAACTGGAACAGGCTCTGGGCGAGCCCGTCACCGCCCTTTGCTATCCGTACGGCCACCAGGGGCCGGAACACCGAACCATGGCGCGCGAAGCCGGCTATCACAATGCCACGCTGACTCAGCGCGGCCTGGCGGCGGCGTCTGATGATCCTTTCGGCTTGCCGCGGGTGACGGTGGCCCGCTCCACCAACATCATCCGTTTCCTCCAGAAGTGTCTGACCCGGTATGAAGACTCCCGCCGGCGCCGGTGA
- the msbA gene encoding lipid A export permease/ATP-binding protein MsbA translates to MNSAAPNAPASSQPVKAELWSRIYSRVGSYWKGLVAAILLMAGAAATQPVLAVIMKPLLDGGFSGTKPYYVWALPLAVVGLILLRGICNFFSDYLLAWVANNVLLGMRRDMFERLLGLPDADFKRGDTGRLLNRFTIDAGNVTGYATDVITVLVRETLVVVALICVLLYMSWVLTLIILVMLPVSVLISRFFIKRLRRINRETVNMNAELTRVVGEGIDGQRVIKLFDGYEVERGRFDFVSRRLRRFAMRTATADAALTPLTQVCISISVGAVIAVALSQANSGALTVGSFASFMAALAQIFDPIKRLTNVAAKMQKMLVSAESVFTLIDQIPENETGSKELPEPVRGKVEFRSVTHRFPDADRDTVSNATFVVEPGQTVALVGRSGSGKTTLVNMLPRFVLPDSGQILVDDVPIEDLTLRSLRSHLSLVSQDVVLFDDTIAANVGYGASGKSSEQKVRDALAAANLLEFVEGLPQGLNTPVGENAARLSGGQRQRLAIARALIKNAPILILDEATSALDNESERQVQASLERLMKGRTTLVIAHRLSTVQNADRIIVLDAGKIVEQGPHAELLAANGLYASLYKMQFRDD, encoded by the coding sequence TTGAATTCTGCCGCACCCAACGCGCCCGCGAGTTCTCAACCCGTCAAAGCTGAACTCTGGAGCCGGATCTACAGCCGCGTGGGTTCCTATTGGAAGGGCTTGGTGGCGGCCATCCTGCTGATGGCGGGCGCGGCGGCCACGCAACCCGTTCTGGCCGTCATTATGAAGCCCTTGCTGGACGGCGGCTTCTCCGGCACCAAACCCTATTACGTCTGGGCCCTGCCGCTGGCGGTCGTGGGCCTGATCCTGTTGCGCGGAATCTGCAACTTCTTCAGCGATTATCTGTTGGCCTGGGTGGCCAATAACGTGCTGCTGGGCATGCGCCGGGACATGTTCGAGCGCCTGCTGGGCCTGCCGGATGCCGACTTCAAGCGCGGTGACACCGGCCGCCTCTTGAACCGTTTCACGATCGACGCCGGCAACGTCACCGGCTATGCCACCGACGTCATTACCGTCCTGGTGCGGGAGACCCTGGTCGTCGTCGCGCTGATCTGCGTGCTGCTGTACATGTCGTGGGTGCTGACGCTGATCATCCTGGTCATGCTGCCGGTATCGGTGCTGATCTCGCGTTTCTTCATCAAGCGCCTGCGCCGCATCAACCGCGAAACCGTCAATATGAACGCCGAACTGACCCGCGTGGTTGGCGAAGGCATCGACGGCCAGCGCGTCATCAAGCTGTTCGACGGCTACGAAGTCGAGCGCGGCCGGTTTGATTTCGTCAGCCGGCGCCTGCGCCGCTTCGCCATGCGCACCGCCACGGCCGATGCGGCCCTGACGCCGCTGACCCAGGTGTGCATCTCGATTTCGGTCGGCGCGGTCATCGCCGTGGCGCTCAGCCAGGCCAACAGTGGCGCGCTCACCGTGGGCAGCTTCGCCTCCTTCATGGCCGCGCTGGCCCAGATCTTCGACCCGATCAAGCGCCTGACCAACGTCGCCGCCAAAATGCAGAAGATGCTGGTTTCCGCCGAAAGCGTGTTTACGCTGATCGACCAGATTCCGGAAAACGAGACCGGCTCCAAGGAGCTGCCCGAGCCGGTGCGCGGCAAGGTTGAATTCCGCAGCGTCACGCATCGCTTCCCCGACGCCGACCGCGATACGGTCAGCAACGCTACCTTCGTCGTGGAGCCGGGGCAGACCGTGGCCCTGGTGGGACGTTCGGGCAGCGGCAAGACCACGCTGGTCAACATGCTGCCGCGCTTCGTGTTGCCCGACAGCGGCCAGATCCTCGTGGACGACGTGCCCATCGAGGACCTGACGCTGCGCAGCCTGCGCTCGCACCTGTCGCTGGTGAGCCAGGACGTCGTGCTGTTCGACGACACCATCGCCGCCAACGTCGGCTATGGCGCGTCCGGCAAGTCCAGCGAGCAGAAGGTGCGCGACGCCCTGGCCGCCGCCAATTTGCTGGAGTTCGTCGAAGGCCTGCCGCAGGGCCTGAACACGCCCGTGGGCGAGAACGCCGCCCGCCTGTCCGGTGGTCAGCGCCAGCGCCTGGCGATTGCCCGCGCGCTCATCAAGAACGCGCCCATCCTGATTCTGGACGAGGCCACCTCCGCGCTGGACAACGAGTCCGAGCGCCAGGTCCAGGCTTCGCTCGAACGCCTGATGAAGGGACGCACCACGCTGGTCATCGCCCATCGCCTCTCCACGGTGCAGAATGCCGACCGCATCATCGTGCTGGATGCCGGCAAGATCGTCGAACAGGGACCGCACGCGGAACTGCTGGCGGCCAATGGCCTGTACGCCTCGCTCTACAAGATGCAATTCCGCGACGACTGA
- a CDS encoding glycosyltransferase family 9 protein has product MSDISSLYVRLPNWVGDVCMSLPSLRALHASGLPLVICARPWARDLLDGVAKQDFIPMCGKVGPDRAAVSAHRRGQGARGRHARGLLLPDSLSSALVFRLAGLPSAGYRDDGRSFLLRWPYAKPAESLHAVESWHHLTREALKRWGLPSGPAQPGPTLDLPLTPAHHGAADRALEDAGLAGQRFVLIAPTATGLHKGKIKVWPGFDTLTRALQARGHTVVMCPPPAETEEARRNAPTAQLLPPLSLGAFAALTARAALVICNDSGVSHVAAAASARELTLFGVTRPDRTGPWSPRAVCVGSELAWPSQEEVERQANRLLDGT; this is encoded by the coding sequence ATGTCCGATATCAGTAGCTTGTACGTCCGGTTGCCCAATTGGGTGGGCGATGTCTGCATGAGCCTGCCCAGCCTGCGCGCCTTGCACGCCAGCGGCCTTCCCTTGGTGATCTGCGCCCGCCCCTGGGCCCGCGACCTGCTCGACGGCGTGGCGAAACAGGATTTCATCCCCATGTGCGGCAAAGTGGGCCCCGACCGGGCGGCCGTCAGCGCCCATCGGCGAGGCCAGGGCGCCCGGGGCCGCCACGCCCGCGGGCTGCTGCTGCCGGACTCGCTGTCCAGCGCGCTGGTCTTCCGCCTGGCCGGCCTGCCTTCGGCGGGCTATCGGGACGACGGCCGCAGCTTTCTGCTGCGCTGGCCCTACGCCAAGCCCGCCGAATCGCTGCATGCCGTCGAATCCTGGCACCATCTGACGCGCGAAGCCCTCAAGCGCTGGGGCCTGCCTTCCGGCCCCGCTCAGCCCGGCCCGACGCTGGACCTGCCCTTGACCCCGGCCCACCATGGCGCCGCCGACCGGGCGCTGGAGGACGCCGGCCTTGCCGGCCAGCGTTTCGTGCTGATCGCGCCCACCGCCACTGGCCTGCACAAGGGCAAGATCAAGGTCTGGCCAGGATTCGATACACTTACCCGCGCCTTGCAGGCCCGCGGCCATACCGTGGTAATGTGCCCCCCTCCGGCCGAAACCGAAGAAGCCCGGCGCAATGCGCCGACGGCACAATTGCTGCCTCCCCTTTCGCTGGGCGCCTTCGCGGCGCTGACCGCCAGGGCGGCGCTGGTAATTTGTAACGATTCCGGCGTGTCGCACGTCGCCGCGGCCGCATCGGCCCGGGAGCTCACGCTCTTTGGCGTGACTCGGCCGGACAGGACTGGCCCCTGGTCGCCGCGCGCGGTATGCGTGGGATCGGAGCTGGCCTGGCCATCCCAGGAAGAAGTTGAACGGCAGGCCAACCGCCTGCTGGACGGTACGTAG